AAATACTCGATCCATCCATAATTTTAATGGCGGTCCCGGCACCCAAAGCCGTAATTTTTTCATGCGCCTGAGCCCCAGGTACATCAAAGGCAATGGTAACATCTAGACCCAGACCAAAATCGGGGTTAACGTTATGTGCGGCCACCCGAGCGCCACGCAAGCCCACCTCTTCTTGGACCGTAAAAACGCCATAAACATCATAATCGAGCTGCTCGTCTTTGAGCTCTCGCAAGCATTCGAGCAAAATGAAAACGGCCAAACGGTTGTCCAAAGACTTAGAATTGACACAATCGCCCATTTCAATCAACTCCCGCTCTCGACTAATAGGATCGCCAACCGATACGTACTTCTCCAGCTCTTCTTTGCTCATGCCCGTATCAATAAAATAATCCTTGATGCTCAAGTTTTTACCTCTTTCTGCTGCCGACATCAAATGGATGGGTTTGCTGCCCATTACCCCCACAATATCCTTTTTGCCATGCACAATTACCCGCTGCGAGCTCAGTGTTTTGGGGTCAAAACCACCCAAGGTATGAAAGCGCAAAAAACCGCCCTCCTCTATATGTGTGACAATAAATCCAATCTCATCTAAATGGGCCGCCACCATGATCTTTTTCTTGGGGCCCTCGGCAGTTCCCTTCCGAACCGCATACAAATTGCCCAAAGCATCCGTAAAACAGTCATCTACCAAATCCGTTACTTCCGATTCTACAAACTGACGCAGGCGCTGCTCAAAACCAGGAGGCGCCGCCGTTTTACAAATTGTACTGAGCAAAGGGATATTTAGTTTCTCCATATTTTTATTATTTTTTTAATGTTTTTGACTCTACACTTTTGGTTTTGACCTAGTTTTAAAGGAAAAGCCCCTAAGGCCCAAATGTAGGAAGATCTGTAAAAAATATACGCTATTATTGAATAAGCGAGCAGCAAGCTACAATAAACTCATATAATAATAGTAAATTAAAGGCTCAAACAGGCAGTTATCCAACACCTTATGAAAACGAGAAATCAAATAGACCAATCTATCGATGATTTGCTGAACCGCATCGAGCAAGAGTGCCAGGAAGATCCCGACACCCTACTCAGCATTCATCCGGCCCACTATACCACCGAACACCTCTTCCAACTGCGAGGGCGTTGGCAACAACGCAACCGAGAATATCAACGGCTGTCCAGAATTATCTTTGCCGCCGGCATCGCCTCTCCCACTTTTTTCGGCATCGGCATGCTCGGCTTTTGGTCTTGGGCCCTGCTCGGCCTCATTTTTCTGCCCATCGCCGCCACCGCCTTTATGTTTTTTCTGCTCGGTAGCATCTGGCTATCCGCAAAATATAAAAGTAGTGGCTACCAACAAGCTATCCTCAAAGCCATTGATGAAGAACTCAAGGAAAGAGGACAATTTCTAGATCACTAATTAGGGGCCTCCGCAGCAAGCTGCGGCGCTACGTTGCGGGGCTCGCAAGTCTGCTCGGCCCTGCGCTGCCAAAGGCAGCTTGGTCTGGCCTTCGGCCACCCCTCCACATCGCTAGGCCGGTCGCTTCGCTCCCCCCAAACCCAAGACAAAGGCAAAAAAGCTGGCAAGATTTCTCCAAAAACTTGATTAAAAGAATATTTTGTCTATCTTTGCAACACTTTTGTAAAGCAGAAAGAAAGCCAGTGAAGGCCAAATGGCGCACTAGCTTCTTTTATTTTTTATAGACAACGCTTAGTTATACTAATACAAATACGCATTTCTGATGAAAACGATTGAATTTGAGGGCCAACTGAGAAGCAACCTAGGAAAAAGCAGCAGCAGAGAACTTCGCAAAGAAGGGCGCATTCCTTGTGTGGTTTACGGAAATGGCGAAAACCTCCACTTTACGACTACTGCTCTTGAGATCCGTGATCTCATTTACACTGACGAACTTCGCAAGGCTAGCATCAAATTAGGTGACAAAACTGTTGAAGCGATCGTTAAAGATGTGCAGTTCCACCCTGTAACCGACAAAATCCTCCACATGGATTTCCAAGCTATCGTAGCTGGCCAAACTTTGAAAACTGAAGTACCTATTCGTCTTGTAGGTAACTCTAAAGGCCAAAAAGTAGGGGGTACGCTAGTGCAAAAAATGCGCAAGCTTAAAGTATTGATCCAACCCGAAAGCCTTTGCGCTTACATCCCCGCTGATGTAAGTCCTTTGGACCTCGGTAAGTCAATGCGTGTACGCGACATCCAAATCACTGAAGGTATCGAAATCATGACCAATGGTAGCATCCCCGTTGCGTCTATCGAAATTCCTCGTGCTTTGCGCTCTGCTCAGTCTAAGGCTGCTGCTGAAGAGAAAAAGTAAGAAGGAGATTCACTTTCCTTTCATAAAACGCAGTTCAATGCTATTGAGCTGCGTTTTTTATTTGAGATAAAATGATTGCTTGGATTAAACAACTTTTTGCTGGCCCCGCTAGCTCCAAAAGTATAGACCCTATGAAGTATCTTATTGTAGGCCTGGGAAATATTGGCGCAGAATATACCGAAACCCGCCACAATATTGGCTTCAAAGTAGCCGATGCCCTAGCCCAAAGCCTAGAGGCCAAATTTGAAACAAAACGCTATGGCGATCTGGCCCAAGGAAAATACAAGGGCCGAAAACTACTCATCCTCAAGCCTTCTACTTATATGAATTTGAGTGGAAAAGCCCTGATGTACTGGATGAAAAAAGAAAATATTGGCCTAGAAAATGTCTTGGTCCTTGTCGATGACCTCAATATCAACTTCGGAACAATCCGCCTGAGAGGAAAGGGCGGAGCCGGCGGCCATAACGGCCTCAAAAGTATAGAAGAGGAATTGGGCCACAATAATTACCCCCGCCTAAGAATTGGAATTGGCAATGACTACCCCAAAGGCCGACAAGTAGAGTTTGTTTTGGGCAAATGGAGCCCCCAAGAAATTGAACTGCTGCCCAAGATTATCCGCCACTGCCAAGGCGCCTGCAAAAGCTATAGCTTTTTGGGCCTAGCCAATAGCATGAACCTAAGCAATAAAAAACTCTTTGCCCCACCTACTAGCCAAACAGAAGTAGACAAAGACGATTTGCCTGAAGTATAAAAGCAAAAGGGCGGCCCGCAATTGCGGGCCGCCCTTTTGACGCTAAACGCACTACTTGAAGCGGTAATAAGTAGGCTCCTTCCACTCAAAATCTTTGTGGCGAGGCAACTCATCAATAACAGCAGCCACCAAATCGGGCCAAGGGGCCGTAATTTTTCGGGCCTGCATATCTATCCAGCTGCCATCAATAAGGACCTTGGCCGCTAGCTTGCCATTTTCTTTTCGGACCTCCTGCTCTATGGTATAAAATGTATAGTCTGCAGTGGCCGCTTTGAGCAACATATTAAAACTGAGCTTTTCGTGCATTTGAGTTTCTCGGATATAAGTGCTTTGCTCTCTGAGCAAAATAGCGCCCAAACCCTTTTTGGCCAAATCTTGCAAGGGAAAGCCCTGCTGGGCAAAAAAACTAATCCGAGTATGTGCTGCATACTGGCTGTAAGAGGTATGACGCATATGCTGATTGGGATCCATATCGGCCCAAATTACCTCTACTTCCTTTTCATAAGATTTCATAATAGAATATTGAATTTGATTGATGATTTTCAGTGATTGGCTGGCGTCCTACAGGCCCGAAGGGCCGCAGGCCTAGCGATGTGCAAGGGGGGCCGTCAGGCCAGACCAAGGCGCTGCAAGCGCCGCAGGGCCGAGCAGACTTGCGAGCCCTGAAACGTAGCGCCGCAGCTTGCTGCGGAGGCCCCCAAAAAAACAAGATTAAGGTAAGGCTTGCACCGCCTTTCTAATCATGTAGCGATTGAGCCAAAGAATGCCGAGGGCCAAAAATAGGGCGCTCAGGAGGACCGTAAAATGTGGCCAATGGCCGATGGCATAGCCCTCTTGGCTGAGTAAATAGCCCAGGCCAAACTTGAGCGGCAGCAAAATCGCGAAGACCCCAAGGAGGATATAAACCAGCAGTAAATTGAGTTTTTGGCCCAAGACCTTAGCAATTTGCTCTTGGCGGTAACCAAGCTGTAAAAGCAGTAAAATATCGCTTTGCGCCTGGCTAACCAAGAGGCGATAATTGAGCAAAAGGACCAAAACGGATAGGCTGATGATGGCCGTGGCCAGGAAAAGCAAAAAGGCCAAAAGGAGGAAAATCCCCTGTTTCAGCTCGCCCCCAATGAGGCTATTTCGGCTCAGTTCATAGCTCTTTTCTTCTAGGTAATTGGCCAAAGACTTTTGAAAAGGATTATCCGTTTGCAAAATCAGCTGGCTCACCTTAGGCTGCTCATAACCAAACTGCTGATTGCTGGCCTCCAAAAAGCTAGCGGGGACCAAAATCGAGTTAAATTTTCGGCTCAGGCCCACTACCTTGGCCTTATAGGTTTTGCGTTTGTTTTTTCCACGAATATCAAAATCGAAGAAAAAAGAGCCCAGCATATCGGCACTGACCTTGGGCAAGCCCTGGCTAGGACCAAAGCCATAATTATAGAGGCTGAGATAGTCATTGGACAAAACCACCGGCACAAAGGGATCGCCCTCGCTCCATTGGAAATCGCTGCTGTCTATGTCTACATAATTTAAAGGGACCGACTGGCAGAACAGCAGGGTAGAAAAACCCAGCTGCGGCACACGGGCCATCAATTCGTAGCGATTGGAGCGAACGGGAGCCAAATCTTGGCAAAAGCCCTGGGCTCGAATATTGGCAATTTCTTCCTCACTAAAGCTTTTTTCTCCGCTCAGGCCCTCTACCCTTTTTTGTAGGACCAAAAGATTTTCATCGCTAGCACCATTGGCTAGCGTTTGTACATCCCAGAAAATTTGTAGGCTAAACAAAAGCAGAAAGAGCCCCAAAAAAAGGCCAATAGCTGCTCCCCAAACTTGCCAGGGCGAGCGGCTTTTCCATAATAATTTTTGCAATAAAGGCTTCATAGCATTGGCAGCTTAGAGGAAGCGGCGGCGGATCCATTTGATAAAATCCTTGGCCAAATCCTGCTTTTCTTTTTTCATCCAGTCTCCTTCTGGAATCAATTTATTTTCTAGATACTCTCGGGCCTGATTAAAGTCATCGGCCTTGCGGTTAAAGTAGTCAATGGCCTCATCAAAGCGGCTCGCATCGCCTGCAAAGAGCTCACCGATATAGCGGAATCGTTGGCCCACCCCAATACTTCCTTTTAGGTCGCTGATGGGTTTTTGTTGCAAGCGACTCATGAGATCGGTAGCCTGCTTAAAGACAAAAAGAGCCTCGTATTCTTCCTTATTGGCCGCTGCAGGTTCCTCTTTTGGAGCTTCTACAACAGGCAGCTCTTCTTCTTTGGGCGCTTCCTTTTCTACAATAGGAACAGGCGGTTGTTCTTCTTCTTTGGGCATTTCTACAACAGGAGTAGCTGGCTCTTCTACTTTCTCTTCTTCTTTTTCGCTAGGCAGTTCTAGTTCGGGCAAAATTTCCTCGGGCAATTGAGCTTCCTCCTCTTTTGTTTCCTCAGTTGCCCGATGGCGTACTGGCTCAAGTTTTTCCTCTTCTAGAGCAGGCTGTTTGTCTTCTTCCTGAACTTTTTCCTCTACCAAAGGCGGTTCTACGGGAGCTGGAATTTCTTCTTTTGCCTTGGGCAGTTCTGGGGCTGCATTAAAAAAGATTTTTGGGCCTGTTTTTTTAGGCGCTTCTTTTTGGGGGCTTTTGGGCCCTTCCTCTTTTTCTATTTTGGGCTCAGTCGTCAAGGCTGGAGCTTCCTCCTCCTGGGCCAAGGCCAATTCATAAAAGCCTCTAATTTTTTGTAGAACGAGATCTACCTCTAGTTGACTAATGGGTTGCGATTGCTCGATGCGCTCCAGTAGAATTTGGAACTGGGCAATCTCCTCTTTTAGGGCTTTAAGTTTCATGCTAATTTATTTTATGAGCAGCGGTTGGGCTGGTAATATGTTTCGTCAAGGGCAAAAAGTTCGGGATTTTTTCCCAGTATGTCCTTATAAAAGCACATAATTTCGGCCATATCCTTGGCAATATCTCCAGAAGGGTGAATGACCTTGCCAATTCCCCCTTCTTTTTTGGCATAATCTAGCCAACCAAGCAAGATAGGTACCTTTGCCTTTAGGGCCACATAATAAAAGCCGGTTTTCCATTTGACCACCTTAGAGCGGGTTCCTTCTGGCTCCATAATGATGCAGAGCCGCTCTTGGCCCTCAAATAAGTTGGCGATAACATCTACCATAGAAGGGCGCTTCTCTCCTTCTTTTTTGGGCTTGCGGTTGATCCCAATCCCCCCCATCATCTTAAAAAACCAGCCAAAAGGGGGCCGCATATAATCATCTTTGATGGTGTACTTAATGGGAACGCCCAGCTCGGCCATAGCGGCCATGGTAATAGGATAATCCCAGTTGGTCGTATGCGGGGCCGCAATAAGTACGCAGTTGCCTTGGGCCTCTTGGGGAATACTGGGGTGAATTTTCCAGCCCGCTAGTTTGAGGTAGAGTTGGCTAACTATTTTCTTAATCATTGTTTTTATTTTTTTCAAAAATACAACTAAAAAAAGAGGCTTTTCGTCAGAGGAGTATATTTAGTAATCATTTAATACCCCCTCCTATGAAAAATTTATTCTTTCTGGCCCTGGTCCTTCTCGGCCTTGGCCTCTCTTCCTGCCAAGAAGATAGAGAAGGCTACCTAGAGATTTCAAATATCAAACTACTTAACTATAACGAGTTCGATAAGTCATACTACGGCTATTACGGTCAGTTTTCTTGGGTAAATTGGGATCCAGAACTGCCCGGAAAAGCAGAAGAGAAATATCCCGATATTTTTGCTCGGGTCTATTTTCGTTATTCTAGCCGTAGAGTAGACACGATAGTAAAAGAAACAAGAGTCTTGCATAATTGTCCCCATGGCCAAGAAGTCTACCTCCCCTTACAGAAGATGTCCTTTCCAGATGATACGGAAGCAACTGTTAGTATTCTGCTCGTAGACCATGATGAAGATAACTATCACAGAGGGATGCACTCCTTTAGGTTTACTCCAGCAGGACTTAAAAGAGACCAAATCGAAACCGCCTATATTACAAGCGATGAAAATGGAGTTCTCCGATTTGATGTCAGCTACCACTAATATTAGTAAGCAAAAGCTTTTTTTTTTAACATACCCCCCTCCTATGAAAAATTTATTCTTTCTGGCCCTGGTCCTTCTCGGCCTTGGCCTCTCTTCCTGCCAAAAGGAGGAAGCCCTTTCCGCCGCCCCCTGCACTGACTGTATCGAAATTCTAAATATTCGGCTGCATAATTACATGGAGTTTAAGCTCTATGGTTACTACAACCACGTTTGGGACCATTGGGATAGAGAGGAAAGCTCTGCAATAGAAAAACGCCCCGACCTCTTTGTTCGCATTAGAGACGACACCTACCCCCACAGAAGATACATCTATGAGGGAAGCATATTAGCAGAGAACGCCCCTAGAGATTCTACCATTTTACTTACTGCCGAAAGCATATTTATTCCCGCCGACTCCTTTCCGAATGCTCGCATTCAAATAGTGGATCAAGACTATAGATCGAACATAAACCGATGGTATCATGATGAGGTAGGCCGTTTTCACCTTAACCCTAGAGAAATTATGGATGACAAAATTTCTCATATCGTCCGTGGCCAAAGCGATGAAACTCAGATCAGTTTTGATGTTAAATTTCACTAACTCCCCCCTCCTATGAAAAACTTACTCTTTTTAACACTAGCCCTTATCGGCCTTGGCCTCTCTTCCTGCCAAAAGGAAGAAGCTCCATTAGCCCCAGTAGAACTTACTGGCATTACCTTATTAAACTATAATGAATTTAAATCTATTTATTACTACAATAACTACTCCCGGGAAAGCTGGGATGAAGATGTTCCTGGACGGCCCCAAGAAAAATATGCCGATGTTTTTGTCCATGTTTATTACCGCCGTTCTCCTTATCAGGTAGATACACTACTAAAAGGAAGAAATATCCTACATAATTGGCCCTATGACCAAAGTGCCAACATCCCCATCAGTCCTATAGCATTTGAAACTGGAACAGAAGCAATGGTTGAAATCCGACTACTAGACTATGATGAAGCGGGTGCCCATGAAGTGATTGACACTTTTCTTTTTTCTATGGCAGCAGTCAGAAGAAACCAAATGGAAACGGCCTATCTTTCTACCTATAGCCATAATGCTAATACTGGCAGTAATATCCGCATAGATGTCAACTATAATTAAAAAAACATATCCCTCCCTCCTATGAAAAAATTACTCTTTTTAACGCTGGCCCTTATCGGCCTTGGCCTCTCTTCCTGCCAAAAGGAAGAGGAGCTTGCTCCCGCCGCCCCTGCACTGACTGTATCGAAATTAGCAGTGTTCAATTACTTTACTATACCCACCTGGCCCCCTATTCTTACCATGGCCCTAGAGATTACTGGGATAGATATGCGACTAACCCAGAAGACCGCGCCCCCGATATTTATGTAGAAATATGGGAGGTGGTCGAACGCGGCCTTAACTATGACGGAACTAAGCTTTGTAGCTCTCCTCCCATACAAAACTGCCCCTCTCTTCCAGGTTTACCAATGGATCTTCCCAAAGTGTATATCGATAATGATAGCGAATATGAGTACTCCATCTCTGTGATAGATGAGGATGTAAGTGAAGGAGAACATTACAACCGAGGTATGGCCCACTTTTATATTACAGCTACTGAGCTCAAGCGGACAAAGCCAGACTCCCTTATTTTGGAAAGCCCTCAATACAATAATGCAGCCCTTCTCCTACTACTAAAATACCACTAAGCCCTAAGTCCCTGCATTACATTTAAGCAGGGGCTTTTTGGGCCCATAAAAAAAGCATCCTGGCGCTGCTACACCAAGATGCCCAATAGGCTTACACCTATTCTATCGAACATAAACCGATGGTATCATGATGAGGTAGGCCATTTTTACATTAACCCTAGAGAAATTATGGATGACAAAATTTCTCATATCGTCCGTGGCCAAAGC
This genomic interval from Saprospira grandis contains the following:
- a CDS encoding M42 family metallopeptidase encodes the protein MEKLNIPLLSTICKTAAPPGFEQRLRQFVESEVTDLVDDCFTDALGNLYAVRKGTAEGPKKKIMVAAHLDEIGFIVTHIEEGGFLRFHTLGGFDPKTLSSQRVIVHGKKDIVGVMGSKPIHLMSAAERGKNLSIKDYFIDTGMSKEELEKYVSVGDPISRERELIEMGDCVNSKSLDNRLAVFILLECLRELKDEQLDYDVYGVFTVQEEVGLRGARVAAHNVNPDFGLGLDVTIAFDVPGAQAHEKITALGAGTAIKIMDGSSICDYRMVQFMKETADAAEIPWQPEILTGGGSDTGGLQLYGKSGAITGAISIPCRHVHQTVEMAHKEDIYQSIQLLKQCLLNISKYDWSFR
- a CDS encoding DUF2892 domain-containing protein, which translates into the protein MKTRNQIDQSIDDLLNRIEQECQEDPDTLLSIHPAHYTTEHLFQLRGRWQQRNREYQRLSRIIFAAGIASPTFFGIGMLGFWSWALLGLIFLPIAATAFMFFLLGSIWLSAKYKSSGYQQAILKAIDEELKERGQFLDH
- a CDS encoding 50S ribosomal protein L25, whose product is MKTIEFEGQLRSNLGKSSSRELRKEGRIPCVVYGNGENLHFTTTALEIRDLIYTDELRKASIKLGDKTVEAIVKDVQFHPVTDKILHMDFQAIVAGQTLKTEVPIRLVGNSKGQKVGGTLVQKMRKLKVLIQPESLCAYIPADVSPLDLGKSMRVRDIQITEGIEIMTNGSIPVASIEIPRALRSAQSKAAAEEKK
- the pth gene encoding aminoacyl-tRNA hydrolase, translating into MKYLIVGLGNIGAEYTETRHNIGFKVADALAQSLEAKFETKRYGDLAQGKYKGRKLLILKPSTYMNLSGKALMYWMKKENIGLENVLVLVDDLNINFGTIRLRGKGGAGGHNGLKSIEEELGHNNYPRLRIGIGNDYPKGRQVEFVLGKWSPQEIELLPKIIRHCQGACKSYSFLGLANSMNLSNKKLFAPPTSQTEVDKDDLPEV
- a CDS encoding acyl-CoA thioesterase, with the protein product MKSYEKEVEVIWADMDPNQHMRHTSYSQYAAHTRISFFAQQGFPLQDLAKKGLGAILLREQSTYIRETQMHEKLSFNMLLKAATADYTFYTIEQEVRKENGKLAAKVLIDGSWIDMQARKITAPWPDLVAAVIDELPRHKDFEWKEPTYYRFK
- a CDS encoding 1-acyl-sn-glycerol-3-phosphate acyltransferase — protein: MIKKIVSQLYLKLAGWKIHPSIPQEAQGNCVLIAAPHTTNWDYPITMAAMAELGVPIKYTIKDDYMRPPFGWFFKMMGGIGINRKPKKEGEKRPSMVDVIANLFEGQERLCIIMEPEGTRSKVVKWKTGFYYVALKAKVPILLGWLDYAKKEGGIGKVIHPSGDIAKDMAEIMCFYKDILGKNPELFALDETYYQPNRCS